In Spirochaetaceae bacterium, the genomic stretch AACGCCTCGGCCCGCACCCGCCAAAGCCTGTTGCTATCTAGGACACAACAAGTTGATTCGGCATTTTTAGGCGTCGCCACAATGGGCGTGCGTATTTTCTTCCCGCCTTTTAACAGCGCAGCCAGCGCCACCATTACCCCACCGTTCGAGATTCCTTCGTTATGGTTAGCCGATGACGGCGGTGATATTAACCGCTTTGATAACCGCGGCGTGGTAAAAAATGTGGGCGAAATCCGCAGCATTTCGCTGGATATTAGAGGTCTTAACTTTCCTCACCATGTAAGTATTATCTTATCAGATTTTGACGGCCGAACCCGCGAAATTCCGATGGGCAACCTACGTTTTGACGGCTGGAGAACCTTAACTTGGAACAACCCGGCTTACGTTTTTGAAGTGCGCCGCCGCCAGCTAGAGGCTAGGCCGCTTTATCCCTTTACTATACCTTTAATTAAATTACAAGGTATTCGTATCCACCGTGATGCCTCTATGCCTTCCGGCGATTTTATCACCAACATTGCCCGCATTGAAGTAGCTTACGATTTAGCCGTACGCAACGATGTGCCGCAAGATATTGATGACGAAGCTATGTGGGGTATCCTACACGCTCGCGAAGCTACCAGAATGACCCACGAAATGCGTAACTTTGGCGAAAGGCAAATCCTAGAGTTTGTTGAAGGTATGTTAATTGATACCAGCACCCCGAGAGATTTTTCGGCCGATGGTAATATCCCAATGAACACCTTTGCCCCTACTCCGGGCGCTGCCGGTGGTTAGGCTTTAATTTAAAGCAACTTTTAAACCCTGCTTCGGCAGGGTTTTTTAATAACTTAAGCTAAAGTTAAGTGGAGTATCAACATAAAGTAAATCTATCAGCGATATAGTAAATACCGCCCGGTTAGCGGCGGCCGGTGTACCGCCAACTACAGTTAAAATGGGGCGCGGCGTAACCACCACTAAACTAAAAGACGAAGCCGTTATTTCGTTACGGGCCGCTTCCCGGCGGGCCGGCGAAGCCAAAACCCGCGCCAGTTCGTCTATGTAGCCGGCACGGCTAAAGTTTTGCGGATTAGGCAACGGTAAAAATTGCCTTAAAGCCGTTAAATTTTGCCGATTAAGATTAAAATTTAAGGTGGTAACCCGGCCGGTGGTAACGGTAAAAAGCCGATTAACTAGGGCCATATCACCTTCAGTCTCATTAAAAAACTGATTTAAATTGACAAAACTCAAGCTATAATCTACCTCAAAACTACCGCCGGCAAAACGTACTTCTTGCTGGTAATTATTTTGTTCGGCAAAAAAATTTAATCCTTCTTCAATTAAGCCGGGCAAAGCTGTAGCCTCAAAGGCGGCGGGGTTCATCAGCATATCAAGGTCTTTAAGGTAACTGCTAAACAGCGGTTTGAGAATTAGGCGGCCGCTCACCTCCCCGCTTAAATTTTCATTTAAACGTAAAGTTATTTGCTGACTGCAACTTAATAATAAAAATAAAATTGTTAATAAAATAATCTTTTTCATAGTTATCGCTCCGTGTTAAATAGTTGCAATGGCGGTAAAATGTTATGTTCAAAGTAATAAGCCTGCCAACCTCTGTGAATGCTCTGTGTTCTTGCTCTAACCCAGCCCCGTGTAACTTGCTCCGTTTGGTTAATTAAAATTAAATTATTTACCAGCGTTGTGCCGTTAGCAAAAGTTAAAATAAACCCTACCTTTGCTAAATCATCATCGATAGTTACACTCGTTAAGGCAATATGGGCGCCGTTAAAATGGCTTACGTCAGCGGCGTGGTTAGCTAAACGCCCTTGCAGCAAAGCCGCCGTGATTAAAGCCTCACCGGTAGCTACATTGTTGATGTCATAAAAATTAAAGCTAAAAAGTTGCTCTAAGTAACTAGCGGCCGCCTCTTCGGGGCTGGGGCCGGAACGGCTGCAAGCCGCTGCCGTTAAGATTAAAGTTAATATCGATAAATAATAGTTCATAACTTAAGTATAACACAAATTAATGGTCTATAGCAAAGCCAATCAGCTGCCAGCTACCACCGATAAATTCAAAAAAGTACAAGTGGCTGCTGTTCCAAAAGCCGTCCCAATAACGCCAATGGGTAAGCTGGCTGGGGCTGCGCTCCGCCGAATTTACCGTTAGCACCGCGCGGGCGCTATCTAATAATATGATGGTGCGGCTCTCCAGCCGGTATAAATCGCTTAAGTTAAGCTGCTTAAAATGATACGTAGCCAGTAACTCGCTGTAAAAAGCCAGCTGTTGGCTTTGGTTTAAACTGCGTGCATAACCCGGCAAAGTAAAACTTGCGCCCAGCAGTTGCTGCAAAAGCAAACCGGTGTCGTTAGTGATAAGGGCCGTTAGATAGTTAATAAAAATCTCATCGATGATTGCTCGGGGGTCATCACCGTCAAAGAGGGCCGCCACTTCTTCCAGCTGCCTTACAGGGGCCGTTGCCGCTAACATTAGCGTGCCGGCCGCAGGCTCAACTTGCTCGGTATCAATTAACGTTAAAAAATGACGCGCTAAGTTACGGTAGCGCCGCGCCCGCCGCCGGTCGCCAAGTTCGCTAAATTTATCGGCCACCTGCTGCATACTACCGGCCAAACGAGGATAGTCGCCGGCTAAAAAAGGCGTGGCTAAATTAGCGGCATCAACATAAATATTGCTAGACACTAACATAATTAATAACAGCAACAAATATTTTTTAACTTTCATTTATCTCTCTTAAATAACGATAAAACCGCTCCGGCGCTTTGGCCATAAAGGTGCGCGGCTCGCTTTCGCTCGGCAAAGTTAGCCGCAGCTTCCACGCATGCAACATTAACCCTTCGTCTTTACCGTAAAGATTATCGCCCACAATCGGCTGGCCCATATAAGCGCTATGCACCCTAAGCTGATGCGTGCGGCCGGTAGACGGCTTAAATAACACCAAACTAACTTTCCCATAGTTTTTTAATAAAGTGTAATTAGTGATGGCACGCTTGCCGCGATTTTCATCATCACCGCAGCAAAACAGCAGGCGGTTACGGCGGCTGCGAGCAATATAATTATCAATTAATCCGCTTAACGCTAACTGACCATCGATAAAATTGTGCACTAAAGCTAAATAACGTTTTTGTACCCGCCGCTCTTTAAATTGATGAGCTAAAAAGTTATGCGTTTTTTCATTTTTAGCGGTAATAATAACGCCGGAGGTATCCATATCCAACCTGTGCACAATGCCGGTACGGTAATCTCCGCCGCTTAGCCCCAAATGATAAGCCAAAGCATTAGCCAAAGTGCCGTCGGGCCGGCCGGCGCCGGGGTGCACCGCCATACCTTGTTCTTTATTAATCACACAAACATTATCATCTTCATAAATAATATTAAGCGATATATCTTGCGGCTGTAAAGTACTCACTAATGGCAGCCAGCTAAACTTTAAGGTATCGCCGTTATGCACCAACTGGCTCAGTTTGGCCGCTTTGCCGTTAATTTGCAGAGCGGTAAGCCGGTTCTTGAGCTGGCTGCGCTTAAGGGTTGCGGTGTAAGCCGCTATATATTGGTCTACCCTGAGAGGGGCGCCGTTTAAACTAACTATCTCTGCGTGCTCCAAATATTGCGCGTGCGTCATCACGGCCTCCGTAATCCTAATAAAAAATCTATTAAAGCAATAGTTAGCGCAACGCCGGTACTGCCCATTAACAGCAGCTCGATTTGCCGCTCCATCGGCAGCTGGCTAAGGTTGGTTACTCCGAGTACCAGCATACCCACGCTAAAACTCACCGGGAAAGCTCCCACCGTAATAATACCAAAACGCAGCAGCGTACGCACGGCGGGGTGAAACTCGTTTGCACCGTAAGCCTCTGCTTGCATTAACTTTAAGTTATGGTTATAATTAGCTATATCAAAACCTGCGTATGTAAACGATGGACTAAAAGTAAGCCCATTAAAAAGATGCGTTATCCCTACATCTTGTGCCGACAAAGTTTTACTAAAAGTGATTAATAAAAAAATTAAGCTAAATATTTTCATGGTCAATTTATTTTCCTTTATCATTAATCTAACTTAATTTAAACTACATTATAGCCGGCTACCAAATAAAGCCGTGCCCAGCCGCACCATTGTGCTGCCGGCGGCTATGGCCGGCTCGTAATCGCCGCTCATACCCATACTTAAGGTATCTAATTTAAAGCCGGCCAGTTTTAAATCGCTGTAAGCCTGATAAACCAGCTTAAAAGTAGCCGCCGCTAAATCGGGCCGGTTAGGGGCTATCACCATCAAGCCTTTAAGCTGCAAATTGTTAAGGTCGTTTATTAACTGCGCTAAATCAAGTAATTGACGATAGTTTACTAAGCCCTCTTTCGTGGCTTCGGCCAGCGGATTATATTGCATAAGTACCTCCAGCGGCTCGGCCTTAGCCCAAAACCGGTTAAGTTTAACGGCCAGCTTAGCCGAATGCACAGTATCCACACTATCAAATATATTAATAGCCTGCTTAACTTTATTGCTTTGTAAGTGGCCAATTAACCTTAATTTAAGCCGCCGCTCGGCCTTTAAAGCCCGCCACTCATCATTATCATATTTTTGCTGCGCCTCTT encodes the following:
- a CDS encoding flagellar filament outer layer protein FlaA, with the translated sequence MKRLLALSGIFLLSAGLAFAETSTLIDFNDLVADNGDQNAATTINFGQFAGSSFTQAERDSMQTSLAIANWNVIFNASARTRQSLLLSRTQQVDSAFLGVATMGVRIFFPPFNSAASATITPPFEIPSLWLADDGGDINRFDNRGVVKNVGEIRSISLDIRGLNFPHHVSIILSDFDGRTREIPMGNLRFDGWRTLTWNNPAYVFEVRRRQLEARPLYPFTIPLIKLQGIRIHRDASMPSGDFITNIARIEVAYDLAVRNDVPQDIDDEAMWGILHAREATRMTHEMRNFGERQILEFVEGMLIDTSTPRDFSADGNIPMNTFAPTPGAAGG
- a CDS encoding RluA family pseudouridine synthase — its product is MTHAQYLEHAEIVSLNGAPLRVDQYIAAYTATLKRSQLKNRLTALQINGKAAKLSQLVHNGDTLKFSWLPLVSTLQPQDISLNIIYEDDNVCVINKEQGMAVHPGAGRPDGTLANALAYHLGLSGGDYRTGIVHRLDMDTSGVIITAKNEKTHNFLAHQFKERRVQKRYLALVHNFIDGQLALSGLIDNYIARSRRNRLLFCCGDDENRGKRAITNYTLLKNYGKVSLVLFKPSTGRTHQLRVHSAYMGQPIVGDNLYGKDEGLMLHAWKLRLTLPSESEPRTFMAKAPERFYRYLREINES
- a CDS encoding YggS family pyridoxal phosphate-dependent enzyme translates to MNQQPTAIINQIYRLGRPNGPPLTICAAAKGQSLDKVCTVVKLGVSQIGENYVQEAQQKYDNDEWRALKAERRLKLRLIGHLQSNKVKQAINIFDSVDTVHSAKLAVKLNRFWAKAEPLEVLMQYNPLAEATKEGLVNYRQLLDLAQLINDLNNLQLKGLMVIAPNRPDLAAATFKLVYQAYSDLKLAGFKLDTLSMGMSGDYEPAIAAGSTMVRLGTALFGSRL